The Kribbella sp. NBC_00662 nucleotide sequence GACCGCGTCGAGGCGCTGACCGCGGACGGGCCTCGAGTCAGCGCAGCGCACGCCGTCGTCGCCACGCTGCTGCCGATCGGCACTGTCGGCGGGTACTTCGCCCGTACCAGGCCGAATCAATCGCACGGGATCGCCGTACGGCTACCGGTCGAGGCACCAGCCGGCATGACCATCTCCGCCGACGCACCGGTGCGGTCTACGCGACCGTGGCCGGGTGGCGGACCCAACGGACTCATCGTGGTCGGCGGCGGCCACGAAACCGGCGCGGAGCAGGACACCGACGCGGCGTACCGCAGTCTCATCGAGTGGGTCGGATCGCTCTGGGACACCGACGTTCAGCCCGACTATCGCTGGTCCGCCCAGGACTACAGCACCCCGGACCTGCTCCCGTACGTCGGTAAGGCGCCCGGCTCGCCGATCCTGATCGCGACCGGCATGGACAAATGGGGTCTCACCAACGGAACCGTTGCCGCCGGCATCCTGCGCGACACCGTCCTCGGCCGGGACAACCCCTGGAGCGAGCTGTACGACGCCAGTCGCATCGGCGATGCGCACGCTGTCGCGGAACTCGTCAAGGACAACCTCAAGGTCGGCAAGGAATTCGCCACCGGCCACCTCCGCCGCATCCTCGGCCGCGGGCTCGACCATGTGGAGGTAGGCGAAGGCGGCCTGTACGACCTCGACGGCAAGACAGTCGGCGCATACTGCGACCACGACGGCCGCCTGCACACCGTCGTACCGGTCTGCACGCACCTCGGCTGTCCCCTGCGCTGGAACCAAGGCGACACCACCTGGGACTGCAACTGCCACGGCTCCCGCTTCGCACCCGACGGCTCCGTCCTCGACGGCCCGGCAACAACCCCGCTGGCCAAGCCCGACGAGTGAGCGGTTGCGCACTACCTGGCCAGGCGAGCGTGGTCCAGGTCGCCCCAGACCTGAACGATCCGGCCGCTGTCCACGTGATACATCGCGAGCTCCTGCAGGCTCACGGCTCGCCCGGCGGGCGTGGTGTAGGTGTCGACCAGATGCGCACTCAGCCAATCGCCATCGATCAGCAGGTGCCGCAGGTCCCAGTGGAAGTCTGGATACTCCTGTACGACGATCCGCAGCCCCGCGGCGTATCGGTCCAGGTCCTGGGACTCACCGTTGACCTCGACCGTCCCGGCAACAAACTCACCGAGCTCGTCGAACCGGTGCTCATTACAACGCCCCAGATACCGCCGATAAAACTCGTCCAGATCGCCACGCTCCATACCTCACCAGTACCCAACAGACCGCCGCCCACCTGGCCCGGCTGCTCCGCGACCAGCAATACCCGGTGAACGGGGGGGTGATGACTCTCGTCTGCCTGTTTCTTCCTGGCTACTAGTCCCCAAGGAAAGTGGACAGGCTGCTGCACCGAGGCCTCGCCTGTTTGCCCCGTGGGGCTACGGGAACATGCGAGGTGTGACAGGGGAACAGAGTTCGCGTGCGGTGACCCAGCCCGAGTGGGTCGCGCCGATGCTCGCCACCCTGACCGAGGACCGCTTCTCGGACCCGGACTGGCTCTACGAGCGCAAACTCGACGGGGAACGCTGTCTGGTCTTCCGTACTGCGAACGGCGT carries:
- a CDS encoding FAD-dependent oxidoreductase, with amino-acid sequence MTTTNRSVWQATATSPEYDAIDRDQHCDVLVVGGGVIGLTTALYLQQEGTDVVLLEAARIGARTSGNTTGKVTSQHGAIYASLVDRHGRHKAGQYASANQGAVEQIALLVDRLGIDCELTRGPSFVYSASNLQREADVAWDLGLPAQLAGPDETGLPGQGTSAVRFDDQVMLHPVRYLAGLARAFIEAGGRIYERSRVTDLDPTDDRVEALTADGPRVSAAHAVVATLLPIGTVGGYFARTRPNQSHGIAVRLPVEAPAGMTISADAPVRSTRPWPGGGPNGLIVVGGGHETGAEQDTDAAYRSLIEWVGSLWDTDVQPDYRWSAQDYSTPDLLPYVGKAPGSPILIATGMDKWGLTNGTVAAGILRDTVLGRDNPWSELYDASRIGDAHAVAELVKDNLKVGKEFATGHLRRILGRGLDHVEVGEGGLYDLDGKTVGAYCDHDGRLHTVVPVCTHLGCPLRWNQGDTTWDCNCHGSRFAPDGSVLDGPATTPLAKPDE
- a CDS encoding ester cyclase → MERGDLDEFYRRYLGRCNEHRFDELGEFVAGTVEVNGESQDLDRYAAGLRIVVQEYPDFHWDLRHLLIDGDWLSAHLVDTYTTPAGRAVSLQELAMYHVDSGRIVQVWGDLDHARLAR